From a region of the Helianthus annuus cultivar XRQ/B chromosome 5, HanXRQr2.0-SUNRISE, whole genome shotgun sequence genome:
- the LOC110940655 gene encoding pentatricopeptide repeat-containing protein At5g62370 isoform X1: MINRNHRIHHTVNSITKSFTTSPLVLLSENPPIPPSITHHHHHHHHKSLCFSLAQTLLNRGLLPAAQRLIRRLILHSPTITDELSLIHFAVSRGLEPYLPPYSALISRLVNLGQFRIAQDLYIDRIVNRGVMPDASLVGSMMICYSKLGKFKEENDHVEKLIGLKSSSSVRAFSELLKEVFEQSRYFDAYDYSVRINDAGVSLSVSCYNMLISGLSSRGYVDEARQVFDIMRERGVPPVCHLWKSLVFGFCKMDRVEEAELLSIEMESYGFFVDKVMHTSLINGYCKNRKVKMGMRLLYKMLKMGCQPDTYTYNTLMQGFVNSGFFDKMCVLHRQMIESGLEPDVLTYQIMINKYCKENKVDCALALLSSMCGRDLTPNVHCYTSIIPALYKENRIEVDEVYQTMLDSGVIPDQVMFFKLIKAYPKGHELHLTLKFLNEIAKYGCGVDPLSSSASFGPTESLQYQIDHILGRIVERRPRLANLAYSIYIIGLCFGGKTDDALRSLVFMINLGFQPLMSAYNSLIRCFSQEGFVEHSGALIELMEGMGMIPNSTTFLVMVNEHCKNNDLASAFNVLRLMDDRRMKPSVAIYDSIIGCLGREKRVFDAHCMFKKLLESDVDPDDALYFRMINTYAKNGQAIEADRLFYRMKKHGIQPNSRVYSALISGFVKKNMMKKGVMYLGSMLKDGFMPNKVLYTSLIGHFIRKGELEFSFRLVSLMERSRIESDHVTYITLISGICRNLQCYNGIWHDTHNKSQKERERLYHLLRQNSSPGENDSKISITTHEDLKLLAMKLIRGIKDSFYWPNLYMYNATLSGFCRMGKFKEAYELLDVMVKQGVGLNQVTYTILINGHIQVGEIDAAVGLFNKMNADGCFADRILYNIMIKGFCKNKRLIDALSLSHAMCKRGFVPSKIAFEYMLISLCASRLVNEALRICEDMISHGYLPCRFNGSWLLHMLLKENKLNEAQMLHDLMVEKGSKLSNPMRQRIMRDLKL, encoded by the coding sequence ATGATTAATCGTAACCACCGTATACATCACACAGTCAACTCAATCACAAAATCATTCACTACAAGTCCTTTAGTCCTCCTATCAGAAAACCCTCCAATTCCACCTTcaatcacccaccaccaccaccaccaccaccacaaatcCTTGTGCTTTTCCCTTGCTCAAACCCTACTTAACCGAGGCCTGTTACCAGCTGCCCAACGCCTTATCCGGCGCCTCATTCTACACTCCCCTACCATCACCGATGAGCTTTCCCTCATCCATTTTGCCGTCTCACGAGGCCTTGAGCCTTACTTGCCCCCTTATTCTGCATTAATTAGCAGGCTTGTGAATCTGGGTCAGTTTCGGATAGCCCAGGATCTGTATATCGATAGGATAGTGAACCGAGGGGTTATGCCCGATGCCTCATTAGTCGGTTCCATGATGATTTGCTATTCCAAGTTAGGCAAGTTTAAGGAGGAAAATGATCACGTCGAAAAGCTTATTGGGTTAAAGTCGTCTTCTAGTGTAAGAGCATTTTCGGAGCTTTTAAAGGAGGTGTTTGAACAAAGTAGGTACTTTGATGCGTATGATTATAGTGTTAGGATTAATGATGCTGGGGTTTCGCTTTCTGTTTCGTGTTATAATATGCTGATTTCTGGGTTGTCGTCTAGAGGGTATGTTGATGAAGCTCGCCAAGTGTTTGATATAATGCGTGAGAGAGGTGTGCCACCCGTATGTCATTTGTGGAAGTCGCTTGTATTTGGTTTTTGTAAGATGGATAGAGTTGAAGAAGCTGAGTTGTTGAGCATAGAAATGGAGTCCTACGGTTTTTTTGTTGATAAGGTTATGCACACTAGTCTTATTAACGGTTACTGTAAGAACCGGAAAGTAAAAATGGGGATGAGATTGTTGTATAAAATGCTCAAGATGGGTTGTCAGCCGGATACTTATACTTACAATACATTGATGCAAGGGTTCGTTAATTCTGGTTTTTTCGATAAAATGTGTGTTTTGCACCGGCAAATGATAGAATCGGGACTTGAACCTGATGTACTGACTTACCAAATTATGATCAACAAATATTGTAAAGAAAATAAAGTTGATTGTGCTTTGGCGCTTTTAAGTAGCATGTGCGGTAGAGACCTAACACCCAATGTGCATTGTTATACATCCATTATTCCCGCTCTTTACAAAGAAAACCGTATAGAGGTTGATGAGGTGTACCAAACGATGCTTGATTCTGGAGTGATTCCCGATCAAGTCAtgttttttaaactaataaaagcGTACCCGAAAGGTCATGAGCTTCATCTTACACTCAAGTTTTTGAATGAGATTGCTAAATACGGTTGTGGCGTTGACCCTTTATCTTCATCTGCTTCTTTTGGACCTACTGAGAGCCTTCAATATCAAATCGATCATATTTTAGGCAGAATAGTGGAACGTAGACCTCGTTTGGCTAATCTGGCTTATAGTATATACATTATTGGATTATGCTTTGGAGGGAAAACTGACGATGCTTTGCGGTCTTTGGTTTTCATGATCAATCTTGGGTTTCAGCCGTTGATGTCAGCTTATAACTCGTTGATAAGGTGTTTTAGTCAAGAAGGGTTTGTTGAGCATTCCGGTGCCCTAATTGAACTCATGGAGGGTATGGGTATGATTCCTAACTCCACAACTTTTTTGGTAATGGTTAATGAACATTGCAAAAATAATGACCTAGCGTCGGCTTTTAATGTTCTTCGTTTGATGGATGATAGGAGAATGAAGCCTAGTGTTGCTATATATGATAGCATTATTGGTTGTTTAGGCAGAGAGAAAAGGGTTTTCGATGCACATTGTATGTTTAAAAAGTTGCTTGAAAGTGATGTAGATCCCGATGACGCTTTGTATTTCAGAATGATAAACACGTACGCTAAAAATGGACAAGCAATTGAAGCGGATCGATTATTTTATCGGATGAAGAAGCATGGAATACAACCTAATTCACGTGTTTACTCAGCGCTTATTAGTGGATTtgttaagaaaaatatgatgaagAAGGGTGTGATGTATCTTGGAAGTATGTTAAAAGATGGTTTTATGCCAAATAAAGTGCTATATACGTCTCTTATTGGTCACTTTATACGAAAAGGTGAGCTTGAGTTTTCATTTAGACTAGTTTCTTTGATGGAACGAAGTCGTATCGAGAGTGATCATGTCACCTACATAACATTGATTAGTGGCATTTGTAGGAATCTTCAATGTTACAACGGTATATGGCACGATACCCATAATAAATCACAAAAAGAAAGGGAACGTCTCTATCATCTACTTCGTCAAAACTCATCTCCGGGGGAGAATGATTCGAAAATTTCCATAACAACTCATGAAGATTTGAAGTTATTAGCAATGAAACTGATTCGAGGAATTAAAGATAGTTTCTATTGGCCTAATTTATATATGTATAACGCCACATTATCTGGTTTTTGTCGGATGGGAAAGTTTAAGGAAGCATATGAACTACTAGATGTGATGGTAAAACAAGGTGTGGGTCTCAATCAGGTAACGTATACGATTTTAATCAACGGACATATTCAAGTCGGTGAAATTGATGCTGCTGTCGGGTTGTTTAACAAAATGAATGCTGATGGATGCTTCGCCGATagaattttatataatataatgatAAAGGGCTTTTGTAAGAACAAGAGGTTGATTGATGCCTTGTCTCTTTCACATGCAATGTGTAAAAGAGGATTTGTTCCTAGCAAAATTGCTTTCGAATATATGCTTATTAGTCTTTGTGCTTCACGTTTGGTCAATGAAGCGTTGCGTATATGTGAAGATATGATTTCCCATGGTTATTTACCATGTCGATTTAACGGTAGCTGGTTGCTTCACATGTTACTTAAAGAAAACAAACTGAATGAAGCTCAAATGTTACATGATTTGATGGTTGAAAAAGGAAGTAAGTTGTCAAATCCGATGAGACAGAGAATCATGAGAGATTTAAAATTGTAG
- the LOC110940655 gene encoding pentatricopeptide repeat-containing protein At5g62370 isoform X2, protein MINRNHRIHHTVNSITKSFTTSPLVLLSENPPIPPSITHHHHHHHHKSLCFSLAQTLLNRGLLPAAQRLIRRLILHSPTITDELSLIHFAVSRGLEPYLPPYSALISRLVNLGQFRIAQDLYIDRIVNRGVMPDASLVGSMMICYSKLGKFKEENDHVEKLIGLKSSSSVRAFSELLKEVFEQSRYFDAYDYSVRINDAGVSLSVSCYNMLISGLSSRGYVDEARQVFDIMRERGVPPVCHLWKSLVFGFCKMDRVEEAELLSIEMESYGFFVDKVMHTSLINGYCKNRKVKMGMRLLYKMLKMGCQPDTYTYNTLMQGFVNSGFFDKMCVLHRQMIESGLEPDVLTYQIMINKYCKENKVDCALALLSSMCGRDLTPNVHCYTSIIPALYKENRIEVDEVYQTMLDSGVIPDQVMFFKLIKAYPKGHELHLTLKFLNEIAKYGCGVDPLSSSASFGPTESLQYQIDHILGRIVERRPRLANLAYSIYIIGLCFGGKTDDALRSLVFMINLGFQPLMSAYNSLIRCFSQEGFVEHSGALIELMEGMGMIPNSTTFLVMVNEHCKNNDLASAFNVLRLMDDRRMKPSVAIYDSIIGCLGREKRVFDAHCMFKKLLESDVDPDDALYFRMINTYAKNGQAIEADRLFYRMKKHGIQPNSRVYSALISGFVKKNMMKKGVMYLGSMLKDGFMPNKVLYTSLIGHFIRKGIFNVTTVYGTIPIINHKKKGNVSIIYFVKTHLRGRMIRKFP, encoded by the exons ATGATTAATCGTAACCACCGTATACATCACACAGTCAACTCAATCACAAAATCATTCACTACAAGTCCTTTAGTCCTCCTATCAGAAAACCCTCCAATTCCACCTTcaatcacccaccaccaccaccaccaccaccacaaatcCTTGTGCTTTTCCCTTGCTCAAACCCTACTTAACCGAGGCCTGTTACCAGCTGCCCAACGCCTTATCCGGCGCCTCATTCTACACTCCCCTACCATCACCGATGAGCTTTCCCTCATCCATTTTGCCGTCTCACGAGGCCTTGAGCCTTACTTGCCCCCTTATTCTGCATTAATTAGCAGGCTTGTGAATCTGGGTCAGTTTCGGATAGCCCAGGATCTGTATATCGATAGGATAGTGAACCGAGGGGTTATGCCCGATGCCTCATTAGTCGGTTCCATGATGATTTGCTATTCCAAGTTAGGCAAGTTTAAGGAGGAAAATGATCACGTCGAAAAGCTTATTGGGTTAAAGTCGTCTTCTAGTGTAAGAGCATTTTCGGAGCTTTTAAAGGAGGTGTTTGAACAAAGTAGGTACTTTGATGCGTATGATTATAGTGTTAGGATTAATGATGCTGGGGTTTCGCTTTCTGTTTCGTGTTATAATATGCTGATTTCTGGGTTGTCGTCTAGAGGGTATGTTGATGAAGCTCGCCAAGTGTTTGATATAATGCGTGAGAGAGGTGTGCCACCCGTATGTCATTTGTGGAAGTCGCTTGTATTTGGTTTTTGTAAGATGGATAGAGTTGAAGAAGCTGAGTTGTTGAGCATAGAAATGGAGTCCTACGGTTTTTTTGTTGATAAGGTTATGCACACTAGTCTTATTAACGGTTACTGTAAGAACCGGAAAGTAAAAATGGGGATGAGATTGTTGTATAAAATGCTCAAGATGGGTTGTCAGCCGGATACTTATACTTACAATACATTGATGCAAGGGTTCGTTAATTCTGGTTTTTTCGATAAAATGTGTGTTTTGCACCGGCAAATGATAGAATCGGGACTTGAACCTGATGTACTGACTTACCAAATTATGATCAACAAATATTGTAAAGAAAATAAAGTTGATTGTGCTTTGGCGCTTTTAAGTAGCATGTGCGGTAGAGACCTAACACCCAATGTGCATTGTTATACATCCATTATTCCCGCTCTTTACAAAGAAAACCGTATAGAGGTTGATGAGGTGTACCAAACGATGCTTGATTCTGGAGTGATTCCCGATCAAGTCAtgttttttaaactaataaaagcGTACCCGAAAGGTCATGAGCTTCATCTTACACTCAAGTTTTTGAATGAGATTGCTAAATACGGTTGTGGCGTTGACCCTTTATCTTCATCTGCTTCTTTTGGACCTACTGAGAGCCTTCAATATCAAATCGATCATATTTTAGGCAGAATAGTGGAACGTAGACCTCGTTTGGCTAATCTGGCTTATAGTATATACATTATTGGATTATGCTTTGGAGGGAAAACTGACGATGCTTTGCGGTCTTTGGTTTTCATGATCAATCTTGGGTTTCAGCCGTTGATGTCAGCTTATAACTCGTTGATAAGGTGTTTTAGTCAAGAAGGGTTTGTTGAGCATTCCGGTGCCCTAATTGAACTCATGGAGGGTATGGGTATGATTCCTAACTCCACAACTTTTTTGGTAATGGTTAATGAACATTGCAAAAATAATGACCTAGCGTCGGCTTTTAATGTTCTTCGTTTGATGGATGATAGGAGAATGAAGCCTAGTGTTGCTATATATGATAGCATTATTGGTTGTTTAGGCAGAGAGAAAAGGGTTTTCGATGCACATTGTATGTTTAAAAAGTTGCTTGAAAGTGATGTAGATCCCGATGACGCTTTGTATTTCAGAATGATAAACACGTACGCTAAAAATGGACAAGCAATTGAAGCGGATCGATTATTTTATCGGATGAAGAAGCATGGAATACAACCTAATTCACGTGTTTACTCAGCGCTTATTAGTGGATTtgttaagaaaaatatgatgaagAAGGGTGTGATGTATCTTGGAAGTATGTTAAAAGATGGTTTTATGCCAAATAAAGTGCTATATACGTCTCTTATTGGTCACTTTATACGAAAAG GAATCTTCAATGTTACAACGGTATATGGCACGATACCCATAATAAATCACAAAAAGAAAGGGAACGTCTCTATCATCTACTTCGTCAAAACTCATCTCCGGGGGAGAATGATTCGAAAATTTCCATAA